The DNA sequence GACGGATAACGGAATCACCGACGCGAGTTGATTGACGATTGTGTGTAGTAGAAGAGGACAGATGACAGCAGTTGCTGAATACTTCGAACACTTCGATAGAGGTGTGTGTGTGTGTTTGTTCTAGAAAGCTAGAAGAGAAGAAGAGAAGATCAACCACTTGCCGCAATCTTAGGCTTTCTGTTCCAGCTCTTCTCGCTACAAAATCCCGGGAAATTGGTGTCCACGAACTGTCTTAGCTCTGGTTTCAATTCGGTTGAGTCGCCTCGAATCGTCCCCACGCCGGAATGCTCGAACACATCGATAGAGGGGTGTGTCTCTCCAACGACTTCTCGATGCGCCTGTCAACGGTCCTTCCCGAAACACTTCGTTAGGCGCGTCCGGAAATACTCGTCGTAACGAACGATACTCACACTATACCCGTGAATAAACACCTTACTACCCGAATCACACTTCGATAGGGGTGGGGAACATTTTTACTCCTGCTCTGTATGGGCCCGTACATGGGTATCGACGACTCCGACGGCTCCCCTCCCGACCCGGAGCCCGGAGACGAATCTACACAGACGGATCTCTCCACGGGGTCTCCTGCTTCCGAAGGCGCATCCGACACCGCCACCGAAACCGACGCGGAGAGCGGCGCTCCCTCGCAGTCTATCGAGGACATGCTGCTGGAGTTCGACGAACAGGAAGGCCTCATCCGCGACCGCTCGCTGCTAGACCCGAACTACGTCGTCGAGGAAGACCGCATCGTCGGCCGCGACGAACAGCTCCAGGAAGTCACGAAGATGCTTCGCGTCGCACTCGGCGACAACCGCCCGCCGAACCTCTTCCTCTACGGCCCCTCCGGCACGGGCAAATCCCTCATCACGAAAGCCGTCTGCAAGAACATCAGCCGCATCTGCGACTCCCGGGACATCCAGTTCGGCACCGTCGAAGTCAACTGCCAGGATCTGGACACGCTCGGCGTCGCCGTCTACGAACTCGCCCAACAGGCCGCCGACGAGGCCGGCGTCGAGGTCGAAGTGCCGAAACACGGCGTCGCGACCAAGGAGAAGTGGGACGAACTCTACCGCATCGTCAACGAGAACTTCGACTCCGTCGTCTTCGTTCTCGACGAACTGGACATGCTCGTCGGCCGCCGCGACAAACAGGACCCCGCGTTCTCGCGGCTGCTCTACCAGCTCTCGCGGGCCGGCGCCAGCGACGACCTCACCGCCTACATCTCCGTGGTCGCCATCTCCAACGACACGAAGATGATGGAGTCCGTTGGCAGTCGCGCGCTGAGTTCGTTCACGCCCGAGGACGTCCACTTCGACGACTACGACGCCAACCAGCTTCAGTCGATTCTCCGCCGGCGGCAGGACGCGTTCCACGACGGCGTCGTCAAAGAGGAGGTAATTCCGCTGGCGGCGGCGTTCGCCGCGCAGACACACGGGGACGCGCGAAAAGCGATCGACCTAATGCGGGTTGCCGGTGAGCTCGCGGAACGCGAGGGCGACGCGGAGGTCCGCGAGAAACACGTTCGGATGGCCCAGGACAAAGTCGAGAAGAACCGCGTCCTCGAGGTGGTCCGGGGCATCAGCACCCAGAAGAAGCTCTGTTTGTACGCGACGGCGTCCGTCGCCGCACAGACGGACGGCGGCACCGCTCGGAGTACGACCGGCTATCAGGTGTATCAGTATCTCACGGAGTCCATCGACGCCGACCAGTACCATCAGGAGACGTACGTGAACAAGATGAAGGAGCTGACCACGTACTCGCTGGTGGACTTCGAGCGCCGCAGCCACGGCCCGAGTTCGGGGATGTTCCTTGAGTTCCAGTTCGGGGAGCGCCCGGAGACGATTCTGGAGACGCTGCGCGAGGACTCCCGCATCGAGATGGTCTCGACGGAGGAAGTCCAGTCGGTCGTGAAAGCACAGGTCCGCCACGAAGCCTAGCGGACCCGGGGAGCATCGGTTTCGTCTCAGCACTTCGTATTCTGCATCCGACTGTTCGCGGCTTCCACTGAGGGGTGGAACGCAATTTCTGCATACACCCCTCTATCGATGTGTATTGGATTGTTCGAACGTAACACGGCTGCAGCGGGGTCAGTACAGGGTCGAACCTCGACGAGTCGACTTCTCGCTGTCTTTCGACCTCACACACCTCTATCGAAGTGTGACTTCCGAGTAGAGCTTGCCTAACCGGCGAAAACGAGACTGCACGCCGGTTCAGGTTTGCCGGCTCGACCGGCGTAATCGAGTGGTTCCCGCCGAATCGTTGTGAGTAGTCTGTCAATACGACCGTTCGCGAAGACACGCCTCTATCGAAGTGTTCCGACCCCGCCACACACCTCTATCGATGTGTTTCTGCGACCGATTCACACCCCTCTCCATCGACGAGGATTCACGTGTGATATAGATGCCCGGTTTCGTCCGCACCGGCACTTCCAGGAGCGTCACTGCGGAGTCGGACGTTCTCATCTCGGAAACCCAGTACGACCACGAACTCGCTGTCTTTGAGGCGCAATCCTCCTGTTCAGTCGGTCAATTCAGCCTGGTGGTATGCACGTGAATCTTCTATATGTATTCTACAAGCCGGATCTGGCAATACCATTCATAGAATAGCCATAGATTCATAGTACTCGGGTTCTAGCGGTCATATATACATGCGGTCGACTGAGTTGGATACCGATGCTCCCGGGGACCTCATTTCATACGGCCGCGAGTCGTACTACAAACCAGACCCACTCCCGCCGTCCCGGGACCTCGCGCTCGACGACGACTTCTACGAGACGCTCGCCGACGCGACCTTCTGGCTAGGCAAACTCAGCGGCGTCAGCCTCGAACTCGACTTCCCGCCAGTCCTCTACACTTCCTTACTCCGCAAGGAGGCCATGGAGTCCGCCGAAATCGAGGGCGCCGACGTCGACTACGACGCGCTGTACAGCCTCGAAACGCGCACGTTCGACGAAGGCCGGGACGAACCGAGCGAATCTATTGCAGCTGGCGAAACCAAAGACACCCGCGAGGTCCTCAACTACGAGACCGCAGTCCAGGAGGGCATCGGGGCCGTCGATGACGGCGAGGAGTTGACCGTCGAGTTGCTCCACGACCTCCACGAAACCCTCCTCACTGGCGTTCCCGGCGACCGCGTCGACACGGACACGATCGGCGCGTACAAGATGAAACCGAACTACCTCGGGGACTTCCTCCCACCTGTTCCGGGCGCGGTCGATGACCTGATGGACGGGCTGTTCACCTACTATCGGACTGGTGGCAGCTACCACCCGCTCGTGGACATCGCGTTGTTCCACTACCAGTTCGAAACGATTCACCCGTACGGCGACGGCAATGGTCGACTCGGCCGGCTCCTCATCACCCTCCAGTTGTACGACGCCGACTTCCTCGAACGGCCCAACCTCTACCTCAGCGAGTACTTCAACCGCAACAAGACCGCGTATGTCGAGCGTATGGAGGGCGTCCGGTTCCACGGTGAGTGGGAGGCCTGGCTCTCGTTCTTCGTCGAAGGAATCGCACGCCAGGCGCACGAATCGGTAGAACGGACGCTCGCGCTCGCGGACCTTCGCCGCGAATACGAGCAAGCGTACGGGGGGAAGTCGTACACCAAGAACCAGCTCGCAGTGACGCTTTTCGAGCAGCCCTACGTCACGAGCAAGACCGTCCAACGGTTATTCGACGTCGAACAATCCACGGCTTCGCGGGCAATCAACGAGCTCGTCGACGAAGGCGTCCTCGAGGAGGTGCCCCGGCACGGCCGCAACAAGGAGTATCGCGCTCGCGAAATCTTCGAAATTCTCGAACAACCACCCCAGACGTACTAATAGCTAGAACTGGGATTAGCGGTTTTGATACCTTCTACCAGTGAGTGCTGGCCGCGTCCACCGTTCACTCGGTCGCATTCAACCAGACCCGGGGATGCTCAGTCTGTTCTCAAAACACGGCTGATAAAAGGTCTCTCGGAACACCTTTTCAGTAACTCGGCAAATCCCTTCGGCCGAGCCGTTTTACCCCAGAACACCCACGTTCGAGTTGATGACTGACACGGTTGATTTACGCGGGGAGCCGATAGATGGGTCTCGAACTCGGCTATTCCAAGCTATCGAGGACGCTGCTGCCGGTGACACACTCGAAATTCTCAGCGACAGAGACGTCGACCCCCAATTGGTCCGCTACCAACTCGACCGTGACCGCGCTATCGACTGGGAGTACGCGCATCCGGATGCGACCCCCCGGGAACTACAGTTGACTGTCAACGGCCACCTCGACAGTGCCTATCCCGCGATTGACGTCCGCGACCTGAAACCCCAGCGTCGACACGAAGCCCTCTTAGAGATTTTCCGCGACCTCGAGACCGACGAAGGGTTCGTGCTGGTGAACGACCACGACCCGAAACCGCTGTACCACGAGCTCAAGTCGATGCACGGCAACGTGGTCGGCTGGGAGTACCTGAGCCGCGGCGAGGATGGGTGGCGCGTCGAAGTGGTCCGGACCGGCGAATCGGAGGGCAACGAGGACGACGACGTCGTGACGCGCTACGACGTTCGCGAGATTCCCCAGCCGGAACGCCACCCGACGATTCATCACCGGTACGGGATGCTCCCCGAAGGCGGGACGATGGAACTCATCGCGCCGCACGAACCGCAGCCGCTCCATCAGGAGTTCCGCAAGCAGTACGGCGACGCGTTCACGTGGGAGGTCGTCGAGTCGGAACCGGGCCGCTGTCGCGTCCAAATCACCAAATCGACCTCGGCAGATTCGGCAGGAGGTGACGCGTCGGAGGCGACTGACGCCGACGGAGTGGTGTCGTCGTCTGAAGCCGACGCGCCGGCGATCGCCACCGAGCTGGACGTCCGAGACCGGCCGCCTGCGGAACGCCACGAGCGCATCTACGACGCGTACGCCGACCTCGAACGCGGTGAGGGATTCGTGCTCGTCAACGACCACGACCCGAAACCGCTCTACCACCAGTTCGAGGCGGAAGCGGGACCAGAGTTTTACTGGGAGTACTTGTCGAAAGACCCCGGCGAGTTCAGGGTCCTCATCGGGAAAACTGACGCAACCGCCACGAACGGCGGCGAAGCGGACTCCTCGGTGTGACGATGTCGGATTCGACTCCGGACGACAAGGTTAGCGTGACGTTCCACCCGCAGGAGTGGGTGGACTCGCCGGGCGAGGCACACGACTGGGACCGCAAGCAATTGACCTCGGCCAGCGACCGGGAGCCCGTGACGTTCACCGTCCCCCGAGAGGATGCAACGGACGACGATGGCGACGTGTTCGAGGACGAGTCCTACGAGGCGAACCTGTTGCAGGCTCACGCTGCTGCCCCGGACTGGGTCAACGACTGGGACGGTCCGTACTACGTCCGAACACAGACGTAGTCCCCGAACCGTGAACCCCTCGTGGCTGGACCGATTCAGCGGGTCGTAGTTGACGGCGATGTTCCGCACTTCCTTCCGGCGGCATTATCTCAAGGAGGGGGCCCCTCCCGGCTGTCGGGATTGCTGGTCACACCGTGTGGAGTTCGTATCCGTCTTCGACGAGCGCGGCGACGTCGGGCGCGTGCTCGGTCCCCTCGACCTCGAAGCCCGCGGCCTCGACGGCGTCCGCGACGCCCTTGAACGTCGCGCAGTGGTCGCAGACGCCCGCAATCAGGCCGCGCTCTTTGGCCTGCTCGTAGGCCTCGACCGCCGGCGCGGGATGGTCGTCGATGCCGTCGAACCAGTAGGTCGCCGCGCCGTCGAAGTAGACCGCGACCTCGTGGTCGGCTTCGTCCAGCTGGCGAGCGTACTCGAGCGGATTCGCAATCTTCCCCGG is a window from the Halobacterium hubeiense genome containing:
- a CDS encoding orc1/cdc6 family replication initiation protein; this translates as MGIDDSDGSPPDPEPGDESTQTDLSTGSPASEGASDTATETDAESGAPSQSIEDMLLEFDEQEGLIRDRSLLDPNYVVEEDRIVGRDEQLQEVTKMLRVALGDNRPPNLFLYGPSGTGKSLITKAVCKNISRICDSRDIQFGTVEVNCQDLDTLGVAVYELAQQAADEAGVEVEVPKHGVATKEKWDELYRIVNENFDSVVFVLDELDMLVGRRDKQDPAFSRLLYQLSRAGASDDLTAYISVVAISNDTKMMESVGSRALSSFTPEDVHFDDYDANQLQSILRRRQDAFHDGVVKEEVIPLAAAFAAQTHGDARKAIDLMRVAGELAEREGDAEVREKHVRMAQDKVEKNRVLEVVRGISTQKKLCLYATASVAAQTDGGTARSTTGYQVYQYLTESIDADQYHQETYVNKMKELTTYSLVDFERRSHGPSSGMFLEFQFGERPETILETLREDSRIEMVSTEEVQSVVKAQVRHEA
- a CDS encoding Fic family protein; the encoded protein is MRSTELDTDAPGDLISYGRESYYKPDPLPPSRDLALDDDFYETLADATFWLGKLSGVSLELDFPPVLYTSLLRKEAMESAEIEGADVDYDALYSLETRTFDEGRDEPSESIAAGETKDTREVLNYETAVQEGIGAVDDGEELTVELLHDLHETLLTGVPGDRVDTDTIGAYKMKPNYLGDFLPPVPGAVDDLMDGLFTYYRTGGSYHPLVDIALFHYQFETIHPYGDGNGRLGRLLITLQLYDADFLERPNLYLSEYFNRNKTAYVERMEGVRFHGEWEAWLSFFVEGIARQAHESVERTLALADLRREYEQAYGGKSYTKNQLAVTLFEQPYVTSKTVQRLFDVEQSTASRAINELVDEGVLEEVPRHGRNKEYRAREIFEILEQPPQTY
- a CDS encoding DUF2249 domain-containing protein, yielding MTDTVDLRGEPIDGSRTRLFQAIEDAAAGDTLEILSDRDVDPQLVRYQLDRDRAIDWEYAHPDATPRELQLTVNGHLDSAYPAIDVRDLKPQRRHEALLEIFRDLETDEGFVLVNDHDPKPLYHELKSMHGNVVGWEYLSRGEDGWRVEVVRTGESEGNEDDDVVTRYDVREIPQPERHPTIHHRYGMLPEGGTMELIAPHEPQPLHQEFRKQYGDAFTWEVVESEPGRCRVQITKSTSADSAGGDASEATDADGVVSSSEADAPAIATELDVRDRPPAERHERIYDAYADLERGEGFVLVNDHDPKPLYHQFEAEAGPEFYWEYLSKDPGEFRVLIGKTDATATNGGEADSSV
- a CDS encoding DsrE family protein is translated as MSKHAFLLLSPPETPGKIANPLEYARQLDEADHEVAVYFDGAATYWFDGIDDHPAPAVEAYEQAKERGLIAGVCDHCATFKGVADAVEAAGFEVEGTEHAPDVAALVEDGYELHTV